In the Gammaproteobacteria bacterium genome, one interval contains:
- a CDS encoding uracil-DNA glycosylase, with protein MLTNRQQQCLQGIGIQVWSERQAVPGDRSASEPVAEAGSDPVSRTEADVIEGSTTVIPVSPVAETSIPESFASWDSIIDAIHTCDACELAQNCTQKVPGVGDRHADLLIIGEGPGHEEDIRGEPFVGRSGQLLDRMLAAIGISREQVYITNIVKCRPPNNRDPKPHEAQQCRAYLEAQIEQLAPRVILSVGRVSAHNLLNTSQPVGKLIKQMHKLPGTEIPVKVTYHPAYLLRNPSAKAIAWQDLKLLYQMLQ; from the coding sequence ATGTTAACCAACCGGCAACAGCAATGCCTGCAGGGAATCGGCATTCAAGTTTGGAGTGAACGTCAAGCTGTCCCCGGCGACAGGTCGGCAAGCGAACCTGTCGCCGAGGCAGGCAGCGACCCTGTATCACGAACCGAAGCTGATGTCATTGAAGGTTCGACTACCGTGATCCCGGTGAGCCCTGTTGCCGAGACATCTATTCCAGAAAGCTTCGCATCCTGGGATTCGATTATCGACGCAATCCATACCTGTGACGCCTGCGAGCTTGCGCAAAATTGCACGCAAAAAGTACCCGGAGTTGGTGACCGACACGCAGATCTTTTAATTATCGGCGAAGGCCCGGGGCACGAGGAAGATATTCGTGGCGAACCTTTTGTCGGACGCTCCGGGCAATTGCTCGACCGGATGCTGGCCGCAATCGGTATCTCGCGCGAACAGGTTTACATCACTAATATCGTAAAATGTCGCCCCCCCAATAATCGTGACCCGAAACCCCATGAGGCGCAACAATGCCGCGCCTACCTGGAGGCACAAATCGAGCAGCTTGCGCCCAGGGTAATTCTCTCGGTCGGTCGGGTATCCGCGCATAACCTGCTCAATACCAGTCAACCGGTTGGCAAGCTGATAAAGCAAATGCACAAACTGCCTGGAACTGAAATTCCGGTCAAGGTCACCTACCACCCGGCCTACCTGTTGCGCAACCCATCAGCCAAGGCTATCGCTTGGCAGGATCTAAAACTGCTCTACCAGATGCTGCAATGA
- a CDS encoding 2-isopropylmalate synthase, translating into MSKEKLIIFDTTLRDGEQSPGASMTRDEKIRIARALELMKVDIIEAGFPIASDGDFESVKAVAEIIKDSTVCGLARAKQVDIERAGDAIKPAISGRIHTFLATSPIHMEHKLRMTPDQVVEAAVAAVRMARKYTDDVEFSPEDAGRSEPDFLCRIIEAVIAEGATTINIPDTVGYNVPHQFGQLIKDLMERIPNSDQAIFSVHCHNDLGLAVGNSLSAVLCGARQVECTINGLGERAGNASLEEIVMAVRTRQDIFPCDTSLDTTQIMNCSKMVSGITGFTVQPNKAIVGANAFAHESGIHQDGVLKSRETYEIMRAQDVGWSTNKLVLGKHSGRNAFKSRMAELNIEFASEEELNEVFTRFKSLADKKHDIYDEDLLALVNEAALETENETIKLVSLKVCCETGETPCATMTLNIDGSEKQAEASGDGPVDACFKAIEKLTGTGVNLQLYSVNAITTGTDSQGEVTVRVEKEGRVINGQGADTDIVIASAKSYINALNKVINSADRTHPQLGDV; encoded by the coding sequence ATGAGCAAAGAGAAATTAATCATTTTTGACACCACGCTGCGCGATGGTGAGCAGAGTCCGGGTGCGTCGATGACGCGTGATGAAAAAATACGCATCGCGCGGGCACTTGAATTGATGAAAGTCGACATTATCGAGGCGGGATTTCCAATTGCAAGTGACGGGGATTTCGAATCGGTTAAGGCAGTTGCCGAAATCATCAAGGACAGTACGGTATGTGGGCTCGCGCGGGCCAAACAGGTCGATATCGAGCGCGCCGGCGATGCCATCAAACCCGCTATTTCGGGACGGATCCATACCTTTCTGGCCACTTCACCCATTCACATGGAACACAAACTGCGCATGACACCCGACCAGGTGGTAGAAGCAGCCGTGGCGGCCGTTCGCATGGCGCGAAAGTACACCGACGACGTCGAGTTTTCCCCCGAAGATGCGGGTCGTTCGGAACCTGATTTTCTGTGCCGCATCATCGAGGCAGTTATCGCCGAGGGCGCGACGACGATCAATATCCCGGATACCGTGGGTTACAATGTGCCACATCAATTCGGTCAATTGATTAAGGACCTGATGGAGCGCATCCCCAACTCGGACCAGGCGATCTTTTCCGTGCATTGTCACAACGACCTGGGGCTTGCAGTCGGTAATTCATTATCCGCCGTGTTGTGCGGTGCACGCCAGGTTGAATGCACCATAAACGGCCTGGGCGAACGCGCCGGAAACGCATCGTTAGAGGAAATCGTCATGGCGGTTCGAACCCGCCAGGATATATTTCCCTGCGATACCAGTCTTGACACCACGCAAATCATGAACTGCTCTAAAATGGTTTCAGGAATAACCGGCTTTACAGTACAGCCTAACAAGGCAATTGTTGGGGCTAATGCCTTCGCGCATGAATCCGGCATCCACCAGGATGGCGTCCTGAAATCACGTGAGACTTACGAAATCATGCGCGCCCAGGATGTTGGCTGGTCAACCAACAAGCTGGTGCTTGGCAAGCATTCGGGCCGCAATGCCTTCAAATCGCGCATGGCGGAGCTGAACATCGAGTTCGCATCGGAGGAGGAACTGAACGAGGTCTTCACCCGTTTCAAGAGCCTGGCGGATAAAAAGCACGATATCTACGATGAAGACCTGCTCGCATTGGTCAACGAAGCCGCGCTCGAAACCGAAAACGAAACCATCAAGCTGGTCAGCCTGAAAGTTTGCTGTGAAACCGGTGAAACACCCTGCGCGACGATGACGCTGAATATCGATGGCAGCGAGAAACAGGCTGAAGCCAGCGGTGACGGGCCGGTCGACGCCTGTTTCAAGGCAATTGAAAAGTTGACCGGGACCGGCGTCAACCTGCAGCTTTACTCGGTCAACGCAATTACGACCGGAACCGATTCGCAGGGTGAGGTTACCGTCAGGGTCGAAAAAGAAGGCCGCGTCATCAATGGCCAGGGAGCCGATACGGATATTGTCATTGCTTCGGCAAAATCCTATATCAATGCCTTGAACAAGGTAATCAATAGCGCTGATCGAACCCATCCCCAGCTGGGAGATGTATAA